One window of Gemmatimonadetes bacterium SCN 70-22 genomic DNA carries:
- a CDS encoding Xaa-Pro aminopeptidase, with product MLLPLALLAALALATNAAGAQTRPFGTLREQADIQQRWLERRMKSVLPGLMRAHGIDLWVISMREYNEDPVFSSIVSPTTFAARRRTIYVFHDTCARAGTADPGDGSCIERLALGGTSQGGVYKAYTAKKVIDNPSGGRNAELWGDQQWLLLKEVLEERNPKVIGIDVSRTHAFSDGLSAGELEGMSAMLGKKWTTRFKRTEELPLQLIASRLPEEEQVFTRMNELVHSLIARMFSNEVITPGVTRTDDLVWWWRQQVNDLGLGTWFQPSISIQRRGATPATLGENPVIQPGDVLHCDVGITAMRLNTDTQHNAYVLRDGETAPPPGLQKALANSNRFQDILFAETRPGRTGNEILRATRDKLRSEGVEGTMYSHPIGMHGHGAGPIFGLWDYQDGVPGRGDAKVIAGMWFSSELQTTTPVPEWDNQKVSVAQEEDFILDAAGKPRWAYKRQSEYHLVRPRVTP from the coding sequence TCCTCCCCCTCGCATTGCTCGCTGCCCTCGCGCTTGCCACCAACGCGGCCGGCGCGCAGACGCGCCCCTTCGGCACCCTCCGCGAACAGGCCGACATCCAGCAGCGCTGGCTCGAGCGCCGCATGAAGTCCGTGCTCCCCGGGCTCATGCGCGCGCACGGCATCGACCTCTGGGTCATCTCCATGCGCGAGTACAACGAGGACCCGGTCTTCTCGTCCATCGTCTCCCCGACCACCTTCGCCGCGCGGCGGCGGACCATCTACGTCTTCCACGACACGTGCGCCAGGGCCGGGACGGCCGACCCCGGCGACGGCTCGTGCATCGAGCGCCTCGCGTTAGGCGGCACGTCGCAAGGGGGCGTCTACAAGGCCTACACCGCGAAGAAGGTCATCGACAACCCCTCCGGCGGGCGCAACGCCGAGCTGTGGGGCGACCAGCAGTGGCTCCTCCTCAAGGAGGTCCTCGAGGAGCGCAACCCGAAGGTCATCGGTATCGACGTCTCGCGCACGCACGCCTTCTCCGACGGCCTCTCGGCCGGCGAGCTCGAGGGGATGAGCGCGATGCTCGGGAAGAAGTGGACCACGCGCTTCAAGCGCACCGAGGAGCTCCCGCTGCAGCTGATCGCATCGCGCCTTCCCGAGGAGGAACAGGTCTTCACGAGGATGAACGAGCTCGTGCACTCGCTCATCGCCCGCATGTTCTCCAACGAGGTCATCACCCCGGGCGTGACGCGCACCGACGACCTGGTCTGGTGGTGGCGCCAGCAGGTCAACGACCTGGGGCTCGGCACCTGGTTCCAACCGTCGATCTCGATTCAGCGGCGCGGCGCCACGCCTGCCACCCTCGGCGAGAACCCCGTCATCCAACCGGGCGACGTGCTCCACTGTGACGTCGGGATTACCGCCATGCGCCTCAACACCGACACCCAGCACAATGCGTACGTCCTGCGCGACGGCGAGACGGCGCCGCCCCCGGGGCTGCAGAAGGCGCTCGCCAACTCGAACCGGTTCCAGGACATCCTGTTCGCGGAGACGCGCCCCGGGCGCACCGGGAACGAGATCCTCCGCGCCACCCGCGACAAGCTGAGAAGCGAAGGGGTCGAGGGGACCATGTACTCGCACCCCATCGGGATGCACGGCCACGGCGCCGGCCCGATCTTCGGCCTCTGGGACTACCAGGACGGGGTCCCGGGGCGCGGCGATGCCAAGGTCATCGCCGGCATGTGGTTCTCCTCCGAGCTCCAGACCACGACCCCGGTCCCCGAATGGGACAACCAGAAGGTGAGCGTCGCGCAGGAAGAGGATTTCATCCTCGACGCCGCCGGGAAGCCGCGCTGGGCCTACAAGCGCCAGTCCGAGTACCACCTGGTCCGCCCCAGGGTCACCCCCTAG
- a CDS encoding chaperonin produces the protein MRTPKKRLIVVGDRVLVKSEDGEERTKVGLYLPSTAVDSQAVQGGTIVATGPGLPMPDLTDASDEPWRVHESARTTRFVPMQARTGDYALFFRKAAVEITFEGDRYLVVPQSAILALVREQDDFDDE, from the coding sequence ATGCGCACTCCGAAGAAGCGTCTGATCGTCGTCGGTGATCGCGTCCTCGTGAAGTCCGAGGATGGCGAGGAGCGTACCAAGGTCGGCCTCTACCTCCCGTCGACCGCCGTCGACTCGCAGGCGGTGCAGGGGGGGACGATCGTCGCGACCGGCCCGGGCCTCCCGATGCCCGACCTCACCGACGCCAGCGACGAGCCGTGGCGTGTGCACGAGAGCGCCCGCACCACGCGCTTCGTCCCCATGCAGGCTCGCACGGGCGACTACGCCCTCTTTTTCCGCAAGGCCGCCGTCGAGATCACGTTCGAGGGCGACCGCTACCTCGTCGTCCCCCAGAGCGCCATCCTGGCCCTGGTCCGAGAGCAGGACGATTTCGACGACGAGTGA